The Fusarium keratoplasticum isolate Fu6.1 chromosome 8, whole genome shotgun sequence genome includes a region encoding these proteins:
- a CDS encoding Autophagy-related protein 18, whose protein sequence is MANPVLNFITFNQDHSCLAVGTSKGFRIYHTDPFSRIFSSDENNISIIEMLFSTSLVALVLSPRHLIIQNTKRASVICELTFPSAVLAVRLNRKRLAVVLEEEIYLYDISNMSLLHTIATSPNPTAICALSPSSENCFIAYPLPKPREDPDARRPAHAPPQSTYVSPTSGEVLVFDTVALKAVNVIEAHRSPLCSICLNNEGTLLATASETGTIIRVFSVPKGQKLYQFRRGTYPSTIYSMSFNLSSTLLCVSSTSDTIHIFRLGAPPGNTTPAGAPIEPLGSQRQDRWSRARSYDDPESPGNSTADSSKNESVDLIGPGNNGSGSSNSGHRRQSGSFSSMLRRSSQIMGRGVAGVMGSYLPQSVTEMWEPLRDFAYIKIPKSTVAQGPTRVMPAGPLRSVVAMSSSSPQVMVVTSDGGFYVYNIDMEHGGEGYLVKQFSVLDDDNRDER, encoded by the exons ATGGCGAACCCAGTACTCAATTTTATCACCTTCAACCAAGACCACAGCTGTCTTGCTGTCG GCACCTCCAAAGGGTTTCGCATATATCATACAGATCCTTTCTCGCGCATTTTTAGCAGCGATGAGAACAATATCTCCATTATCGAGATGCTCTTCTCGACCTCTCTTGTTGCGCTCGTCCTCTCTCCCCGGCATCTAATTATACAGAATACCAAG AGGGCCTCTGTTATTTGCGAGCTCACCTTCCCTTCTGCTGTTCTGGCTGTCCGATTAAACCGAAAACGCCTTgccgtcgtcctcgaggaagaAATCTATCTGTACGATATTAGCAACATGAGCCTTCTGCATACCATCGCCACGTCGCCCAACCCAACCGCCATATGCGCCTTGTCGCCTTCTTCCGAGAACTGTTTCATCGCTTATCCGCTACCGAAACCTCGGGAGGATCCCGATGCGCGCCGGCCTGCTCACGCTCCTCCACAGTCGACCTACGTCTCCCCTACGTCGGGCGAAGTCCTCGTCTTTGATACCGTTGCGCTGAAGGCTGTTAATGTCATCGAGGCTCACCGTTCGCCGCTGTGCTCTATCTGTCTCAATAATGAGGGAACTCTGCTTGCCACGGCTAGTGAGACGGGGACTATTATTCGTGTGTTCTCAGTACCCAAGGGCCAGAAGCTCTACCAGTTCCGACGCGGCACCTATCCTTCCACCATATACAGCATGTCCTTCAACCTCAGCTCCACTCTCCTCTGTGtatcctcaacctcggatACAATCCATATTTTCCGCCTCGGGGCACCCCCCGGAAACACGACGCCAGCAGGTGCGCCCATCGAACCTCTTGGATCTCAACGACAGGACCGCTGGTCACGGGCACGGAGTTATGATGACCCCGAGTCTCCGGGTAATAGTACGGCAGACTCGTCTAAGAACGAGTCGGTCGACCTGATAGGGCCTGGAAATAACGGATCAGGCAGCAGCAATTCTGGGCATCGAAGGCAGAGTGGCTCGTTTAGCAGCATGCTTCGCCGTTCTTCACAGATTATGGGCCGCGGTGTTGCCGGCGTCATGGGATCCTACTTGCCGCAGTCCGTCACAGAAATGTGGGAGCCCCTGAGAGACTTTGCTTATATCAAGATCCCCAAGTCTACAGTTGCGCAGGGTCCTACGCGGGTGATGCCTGCCGGACCCTTACGCAGTGTTGTGGcgatgagcagcagcagcccccAAGTCATGGTTGTCACTAGTGATGGCGGTTTCTACGTCTACAATATTGATATGGAGCATGGCGGAGAGGGCTATTTGGTTAAGCAATTCTC CGTCCTAGACGATGATAACCGCGATGAACGATAG